The Sorangiineae bacterium MSr11367 genome window below encodes:
- a CDS encoding NUDIX hydrolase, with the protein MPFTYPYPRPSLTVDTVVFALRATDLAVLLIRRKKAPFQDAWALPGGFVDENEPLEVAARRELHEETGISGVSLEQLGAFGDPGRDPRGHTVSAVYYTFVLSETRPSAGDDAADAAWHGLRSLRKLPLAFDHGRIIAAARVRLQEKLHTPTLGTAFRLVPQHFTLTQLQRVYEAVFGRTLDARNFRARLLQSKAVVALDARKTGRHQLYRWA; encoded by the coding sequence GTGCCGTTCACGTACCCCTACCCGCGCCCGTCCCTCACCGTCGACACCGTCGTCTTCGCGCTTCGTGCGACCGATCTCGCGGTGCTCTTGATCCGCCGCAAGAAGGCTCCCTTTCAAGATGCGTGGGCGCTACCCGGTGGCTTCGTCGACGAGAACGAACCGCTCGAAGTGGCCGCCCGGCGCGAGCTCCACGAGGAGACGGGGATCTCCGGCGTGAGCCTCGAGCAGCTCGGGGCCTTCGGCGATCCGGGTCGCGATCCGCGCGGGCATACGGTCAGCGCGGTCTACTACACTTTCGTCCTGTCGGAGACGCGCCCCTCGGCCGGCGACGATGCGGCCGACGCTGCGTGGCACGGGCTTCGTTCCCTGCGCAAGCTGCCGCTCGCGTTCGACCATGGGCGCATCATTGCAGCTGCGCGCGTGCGGCTTCAGGAGAAGCTGCATACGCCGACATTGGGCACGGCATTTCGGCTCGTGCCCCAACATTTCACGCTCACCCAACTTCAGCGCGTGTACGAGGCCGTTTTCGGCCGCACACTCGATGCGCGGAACTTCCGCGCACGTCTCCTCCAGTCGAAGGCGGTTGTCGCACTTGACGCACGCAAGACTGGACGCCACCAACTCTACCGCTGGGCCTGA
- a CDS encoding ArsA family ATPase, whose translation MSALEDKRFLIVTGKGGVGKTTVAAATAVSLAAKGKRVLVAMCNAKERLSAMLGSDLIGEDVSEVAKNIWAVNMNPERALEEYGLMTLKSRVLYNLLFDNKYARSFFRAVPGMSEWSMLGKAWWHTTEVRADGSPRFDVVILDAPATGHGLDMLRVPKVIVDVTPPGLLRRDAERAIQLFRDPKFCAVILVTLPEEMPTSETIELAAALTGELAMPIGQIVVNGVLPPLFSRDERATLEAFSLPEIRNAGDGALAAGRDRAIRERVQAESLARLSRELPVKPAFLPLLFDNASTPHAIHELAKRV comes from the coding sequence GTGTCGGCTCTCGAAGACAAACGGTTTCTCATCGTGACGGGCAAAGGCGGCGTTGGAAAAACGACCGTCGCCGCGGCCACCGCCGTTTCCTTGGCGGCGAAAGGCAAGCGCGTGCTCGTGGCGATGTGCAACGCCAAAGAGCGCCTGTCGGCCATGCTCGGGTCGGACCTCATTGGCGAGGACGTTTCGGAAGTCGCGAAAAACATTTGGGCCGTCAACATGAACCCCGAGCGAGCCCTCGAGGAATACGGCCTGATGACCCTCAAGTCGAGGGTGCTCTACAATCTGCTCTTCGACAATAAGTACGCCCGTAGCTTTTTTCGTGCGGTTCCCGGCATGAGCGAATGGTCCATGCTCGGCAAAGCCTGGTGGCACACGACCGAGGTCCGGGCGGACGGTTCGCCGCGCTTCGACGTGGTCATCTTGGACGCGCCTGCCACCGGCCACGGGCTCGACATGCTGCGTGTGCCCAAGGTCATCGTCGACGTGACGCCGCCGGGGCTCCTGCGGCGTGATGCCGAGCGCGCCATCCAGCTTTTCCGCGATCCGAAGTTTTGCGCTGTCATTCTCGTCACGTTGCCCGAGGAAATGCCCACCAGCGAGACCATCGAGCTGGCCGCGGCGCTCACCGGCGAGCTGGCCATGCCCATCGGGCAGATCGTGGTCAATGGCGTCCTGCCGCCGCTGTTTTCTCGCGACGAGCGTGCCACGCTGGAGGCCTTCTCCCTGCCGGAAATTCGCAATGCCGGCGACGGTGCCCTCGCCGCCGGGCGCGATCGGGCCATCCGCGAGCGCGTGCAGGCCGAGAGCCTCGCGCGCCTTTCGCGCGAGCTGCCGGTGAAGCCCGCCTTCCTCCCGCTCCTGTTCGACAATGCCTCGACCCCCCATGCGATCCACGAGCTCGCCAAACGCGTCTGA
- a CDS encoding ribonuclease J — translation MLRVFPLGGLGEIGMNCLALEQRGQVLLIDCGITFDDRGLGIDVVHPDFTALDAYRDRIAGVFITHGHEDHIGALPYLLKRYDVPVWGPRYALGLVRERLGEHEVLAHARLIETKARTRVTVGSFEVEPVRVTHSIADATALAIRTDAGLVVHTGDFKFDENPPDGEAFDEERLRELGDEGTALLFSDSTNVDSEGGSGSEQTVGDALETIVAQASSAVVVALFASNVHRLRMLGDIARRTGRRIVPLGRSILTHTRVAHDTGYLAWPSDLLFPQERVNELPRNTILGLATGTQAEGRAALARLARGEHPYLKLEPGDVVALSSRIIPGNEPEVYAVMGDLLRRGVVVRTRGTDRNIHVSGHAHRGEQRRMLELVRPKTFIPVHGTIHHLMRHGELARECGVPDVCVIENGDVVELARDADRPYLTRRERVPVGRVATFAGRPLAAQALRERAWLAESGCAFVVVSLTARGTLRAVKILTRGVVDEALDRNVIVRAERDAAAAVDEELARLAKLGGADDNAILEAARLGTRKSFYKALGFKPLTTVSVHRESP, via the coding sequence ATGCTGCGCGTCTTTCCGCTTGGCGGGCTCGGCGAAATTGGCATGAATTGCCTGGCCTTGGAGCAACGGGGCCAGGTGTTGCTCATCGACTGCGGCATCACCTTCGACGACCGCGGCCTCGGCATCGACGTGGTGCACCCCGACTTCACGGCCCTCGATGCGTACCGCGATCGCATTGCCGGCGTGTTCATCACCCACGGCCACGAAGATCACATCGGCGCCCTGCCCTACCTGCTCAAGCGCTACGACGTGCCCGTGTGGGGTCCCCGCTACGCGCTGGGGCTGGTGCGCGAACGGCTCGGCGAGCACGAGGTGCTTGCGCACGCGCGGCTCATCGAAACGAAGGCGCGCACGCGCGTGACGGTGGGCTCGTTCGAGGTGGAGCCGGTGCGGGTCACGCACTCCATCGCGGATGCCACGGCGCTGGCCATCCGCACCGATGCCGGCTTGGTCGTGCACACCGGCGATTTCAAGTTCGACGAGAACCCGCCCGATGGAGAAGCCTTCGACGAGGAGCGCCTGCGCGAGCTCGGCGACGAGGGCACCGCGCTGCTCTTTTCCGATTCGACCAACGTCGACTCCGAGGGAGGCTCGGGGAGCGAGCAAACCGTGGGCGACGCGCTGGAGACCATCGTGGCGCAGGCCTCGAGCGCGGTGGTGGTGGCGCTGTTTGCCTCGAACGTGCACCGCCTGCGCATGCTGGGCGACATTGCCCGGCGCACCGGCCGGCGCATCGTGCCGCTCGGGCGAAGCATCCTCACGCACACGCGGGTGGCCCACGACACGGGCTATCTGGCCTGGCCGAGCGATCTGCTGTTCCCGCAAGAGCGGGTGAACGAGCTGCCGCGCAACACGATTTTGGGCTTGGCCACGGGCACGCAAGCCGAGGGGCGCGCGGCGCTGGCGCGGCTGGCCCGCGGCGAGCACCCGTATTTGAAGCTGGAGCCCGGCGACGTGGTGGCGCTCTCGAGCCGCATCATCCCGGGCAACGAGCCGGAGGTGTACGCCGTGATGGGCGACCTGCTCCGGCGCGGTGTGGTGGTGCGCACGCGCGGCACGGATCGGAACATCCACGTGAGCGGGCATGCCCACCGCGGCGAGCAGCGACGCATGCTCGAACTGGTGCGCCCGAAGACGTTCATCCCCGTGCACGGGACGATTCATCACTTGATGCGCCACGGGGAGCTGGCCCGCGAATGCGGCGTGCCCGACGTGTGCGTCATCGAAAACGGGGACGTGGTGGAGCTCGCGCGGGACGCGGATCGCCCGTACCTGACCCGACGCGAGCGCGTGCCGGTGGGCCGTGTGGCCACGTTCGCCGGGCGCCCGCTGGCCGCACAGGCCCTCCGCGAGCGGGCATGGCTCGCCGAGTCGGGTTGCGCCTTCGTGGTGGTGTCGCTCACCGCCCGTGGCACCTTGCGCGCGGTGAAGATCCTGACCCGCGGCGTGGTGGACGAGGCGCTCGACCGCAACGTGATCGTGCGGGCCGAGCGCGATGCCGCGGCCGCCGTGGACGAGGAGCTGGCGCGCCTGGCCAAGCTGGGCGGCGCCGACGACAACGCCATCCTCGAGGCCGCGCGCCTCGGCACCCGAAAAAGCTTCTACAAGGCCCTGGGCTTCAAACCCCTCACCACCGTATCCGTCCACCGCGAGTCGCCGTGA
- a CDS encoding cytochrome P450, translated as MKRETNAQPPSPSGGLPYFGHTFEAGRDPLGFFGKAARDHGDIVQFDFGPYRYVLANEPESIKRVLVDNAKNYIKGYSYRGLRLILGQGLVTSEGDFWRRQRKLAQPAFHREKLADLAQRMTDAASDMLARWYRHPSGTTLDVHAEMMRVTLDVVGRTLLSQSLDERAEGIGDAMAVTVRIASDYAATPFPLPMWVPTPKNLRFKRAKRTLDALVLDIIAERRKTSDVGRRDLLSMLMAARDEETNEAMTDQQLKDEVMTIVTAGHETTANAMSWTLYLLSRHPDVARRVEAEADAVLGTRLPALEDLPRMPYARAVIEESMRLYPPVWAVEREALADDVLGGYHIPKGTMVAILPYVLHRHPAYWDNPEGFDPDRFTAGTERPRYAYLPFGGGPRICIGNAFAMMEAQILLAMIATRYRLQLPAGARVELEPVVTLRPLHGMPMTLVWRTPQPEPRPSISCLMAASAGVVPTG; from the coding sequence ATGAAACGTGAGACGAACGCGCAGCCCCCGAGCCCGTCCGGGGGCTTGCCCTATTTCGGGCACACCTTCGAAGCGGGGCGCGATCCGCTCGGCTTCTTCGGCAAGGCCGCGCGCGATCACGGCGACATCGTCCAGTTCGACTTCGGCCCGTACCGCTACGTGCTGGCGAACGAGCCCGAATCCATCAAGCGCGTGCTCGTCGACAACGCGAAGAACTACATCAAGGGCTACAGCTACCGCGGGCTCCGGTTGATCCTGGGCCAGGGCCTCGTGACGAGCGAGGGCGACTTCTGGCGGCGCCAGCGCAAATTGGCCCAGCCCGCATTTCACCGCGAAAAGCTCGCCGATCTCGCACAGCGCATGACCGACGCGGCGAGCGACATGCTCGCGCGCTGGTACCGGCATCCCTCGGGAACCACGCTGGACGTGCACGCGGAGATGATGCGGGTCACGCTCGACGTCGTCGGGCGCACCTTGCTCAGCCAGAGCCTGGACGAGCGGGCCGAAGGGATCGGCGACGCCATGGCGGTCACCGTGCGCATCGCATCGGACTACGCCGCAACGCCTTTTCCGCTGCCCATGTGGGTGCCGACGCCGAAAAATCTCCGCTTCAAACGCGCCAAGCGCACCTTGGACGCGCTGGTGCTGGACATCATCGCCGAGCGGCGGAAAACCTCCGACGTGGGGCGGCGCGATCTCTTGTCGATGCTGATGGCCGCGCGCGACGAAGAGACCAACGAGGCGATGACCGATCAGCAGCTGAAAGACGAGGTGATGACCATCGTCACCGCGGGGCACGAAACGACGGCCAACGCGATGTCCTGGACGCTGTACCTGCTCTCGCGCCACCCCGACGTGGCGCGTCGGGTCGAGGCGGAGGCCGATGCCGTCCTCGGCACGCGGCTGCCCGCGCTGGAGGATCTACCCCGCATGCCGTACGCGCGGGCGGTCATCGAGGAGTCGATGCGGCTCTATCCGCCGGTATGGGCCGTCGAGCGCGAGGCGCTCGCGGACGACGTGCTCGGCGGCTACCACATCCCCAAAGGAACGATGGTGGCCATTCTGCCGTACGTGCTGCACCGTCACCCGGCGTATTGGGACAACCCCGAGGGGTTCGACCCCGACCGATTCACCGCCGGCACCGAGCGCCCGCGCTACGCGTACCTGCCCTTCGGCGGCGGGCCGCGCATCTGCATCGGCAACGCCTTCGCGATGATGGAGGCGCAGATCCTCCTCGCGATGATCGCGACGCGCTACCGCCTGCAGCTTCCCGCCGGGGCGCGCGTCGAGCTGGAGCCGGTCGTCACGTTGCGGCCGCTGCACGGCATGCCCATGACCCTGGTGTGGCGGACCCCTCAGCCGGAGCCGCGGCCGAGCATCTCTTGCTTGATGGCCGCGAGCGCAGGCGTCGTTCCAACGGGGTAG